From a region of the Panicum virgatum strain AP13 chromosome 2K, P.virgatum_v5, whole genome shotgun sequence genome:
- the LOC120663353 gene encoding uncharacterized protein LOC120663353 isoform X1, which translates to MFTYSLTPIEQLPSRVDYKEYFTDVIGIVTAISNVITLRARGRQNDSLKRVVTIRSESNASMDVVLWGERASSFPAEQMQKEGEAFPQVIIFVGTIVKKYASSGAVTLADNSPCKWYINPDVPEARALLSSIGNTNQPIRWDQQMTPTKATPAAEHKNVSEIKDLNPFKYKKMDFLVTVTIRKIDSSWWYNSCYKCVKTAKPYGDLYKCTDSECNYIGKPVQRYKLSMIAGDETGDIDFIMFGRWVQRLTKKTADTLIAENPQGFIPNEITRLLEKKFEFNVSFTENTTSSNKVCFQVNAVVGEVNDTNALPPTGSQSSSLLISQSASGAIQRTPQKSAAFTLTSQSSGGQPCFKHHTNKNSYQHQRVTAYSTELWIQ; encoded by the exons ATGTTCACCTACTCCCTGACTCCAATAGAGCAACTTCCATCTCGTGTGGACTACAAAGAATACTTCACGG ATGTCATTGGAATAGTCACAGCAATCTCAAATGTCATAACACTAAGAGCAAGAGGAAGACAAAATGATAGTTTGAAGAGGGTTGTCACCATACGCAGTGAAAG CAATGCTTCAATGGATGTCGTGCTATGGGGTGAGCGTGCCTCTTCCTTCCCAGCTGAACAAAtgcaaaaagaaggagaagcattCCCACAAGTTATCATATTTGTTGGTACCATTGTCAAAAAATACGCAT CGTCTGGAGCAGTCACCTTAGCCGACAATTCACCATGCAAGTGGTACATAAATCCAGATGTTCCTGAGGCGAGAGCTCTTCTATCCAg CATTGGAAACACAAATCAACCAATTAGGTGGGATCAGCAAATGACACCAACTAaagctacacctgctgctgaacacAAAAATGTTTCTGAAATCAAAGATCTTAATCCCTTCAAATACAAG AAAATGGACTTCTTGGTTACTGTGACAATAAGAAAGATTGATAGTTCCTGGTGGTACAACTCTTGCTACAAGTGCGTGAAAACCGCTAAACCTTACGGTGACTTATACAAGTGCACTGACAGTGAATGTAATTATATTGGCAAACCAGTCCAGAG GTACAAGCTAAGCATGATTGCTGGAGATGAGACGGGTGACATAGATTTTATCATGTTTGGAAGGTGGGTTCAGCGTTTGACAAAGAAAACTGCTGATACACTTATCGCTGAGAATCCGCAGGGTTTCATTCCAAATGAGATCACAAGGCtcttagaaaaaaaattcgaaTTCAATGTCAGCTTCACAGAAAACACAACAAGCTCCAACAAAGTTTGCTTCCAGGTCAATGCAGTAGTTGGAGAAGTAAACGACACCAATGCTCTCCCACCAACAGGATCTCAGTCATCATCACTTCTGATATCACAGAGTGCTAGCGGTGCTATCCAGCGCACCCCACAGAAAAGCGCTGCCTTCACTTTAACCTCACAATCTTCAGGGGGCCAGCCATGCTTCAAGCACCACACCAACAAAAACAGCTACCAACATCAACGAGTCACAGCTTACTCCACAGAGTTATGGATACAATGA
- the LOC120663353 gene encoding replication factor A protein 1-like isoform X2, translating into MKTYDQLINIDYNRRDVIGIVTAISNVITLRARGRQNDSLKRVVTIRSESNASMDVVLWGERASSFPAEQMQKEGEAFPQVIIFVGTIVKKYASSGAVTLADNSPCKWYINPDVPEARALLSSIGNTNQPIRWDQQMTPTKATPAAEHKNVSEIKDLNPFKYKKMDFLVTVTIRKIDSSWWYNSCYKCVKTAKPYGDLYKCTDSECNYIGKPVQRYKLSMIAGDETGDIDFIMFGRWVQRLTKKTADTLIAENPQGFIPNEITRLLEKKFEFNVSFTENTTSSNKVCFQVNAVVGEVNDTNALPPTGSQSSSLLISQSASGAIQRTPQKSAAFTLTSQSSGGQPCFKHHTNKNSYQHQRVTAYSTELWIQ; encoded by the exons ATGAAAACATATGATCAGCTTATCAACATAGACTACAATAGAAGAG ATGTCATTGGAATAGTCACAGCAATCTCAAATGTCATAACACTAAGAGCAAGAGGAAGACAAAATGATAGTTTGAAGAGGGTTGTCACCATACGCAGTGAAAG CAATGCTTCAATGGATGTCGTGCTATGGGGTGAGCGTGCCTCTTCCTTCCCAGCTGAACAAAtgcaaaaagaaggagaagcattCCCACAAGTTATCATATTTGTTGGTACCATTGTCAAAAAATACGCAT CGTCTGGAGCAGTCACCTTAGCCGACAATTCACCATGCAAGTGGTACATAAATCCAGATGTTCCTGAGGCGAGAGCTCTTCTATCCAg CATTGGAAACACAAATCAACCAATTAGGTGGGATCAGCAAATGACACCAACTAaagctacacctgctgctgaacacAAAAATGTTTCTGAAATCAAAGATCTTAATCCCTTCAAATACAAG AAAATGGACTTCTTGGTTACTGTGACAATAAGAAAGATTGATAGTTCCTGGTGGTACAACTCTTGCTACAAGTGCGTGAAAACCGCTAAACCTTACGGTGACTTATACAAGTGCACTGACAGTGAATGTAATTATATTGGCAAACCAGTCCAGAG GTACAAGCTAAGCATGATTGCTGGAGATGAGACGGGTGACATAGATTTTATCATGTTTGGAAGGTGGGTTCAGCGTTTGACAAAGAAAACTGCTGATACACTTATCGCTGAGAATCCGCAGGGTTTCATTCCAAATGAGATCACAAGGCtcttagaaaaaaaattcgaaTTCAATGTCAGCTTCACAGAAAACACAACAAGCTCCAACAAAGTTTGCTTCCAGGTCAATGCAGTAGTTGGAGAAGTAAACGACACCAATGCTCTCCCACCAACAGGATCTCAGTCATCATCACTTCTGATATCACAGAGTGCTAGCGGTGCTATCCAGCGCACCCCACAGAAAAGCGCTGCCTTCACTTTAACCTCACAATCTTCAGGGGGCCAGCCATGCTTCAAGCACCACACCAACAAAAACAGCTACCAACATCAACGAGTCACAGCTTACTCCACAGAGTTATGGATACAATGA
- the LOC120663374 gene encoding 60S acidic ribosomal protein P2A-like, protein MSCINPQPRSRRRAETLASAPRRRQSSPSSSGSLSLPRRSRMKFVAAYLLAVLAGNPSPSAEDLSAILESVGCEIDNEKMELLLSQLSGKDITELIAAGREKFASVPCGGGGVAVAAAAPAAGGAAPAAEAKKEEKVEEKEESDDDMGFSLFD, encoded by the exons ATGAGCTGTATAAATCCGCAGCCCCGCTCACGCCGCCGCGCAGAAACCCTAGCCtccgccccccgccgccgccagtcatccccttcctcctcggGCTCGCTCTCCCTCCCTCGTCGATCCAG GATGAAGTTTGTTGCTGCCTATCTGCTTGCTGTCCTCGCTGGCAACCCCAGCCCCTCTGCGGAGGATTTGTCGGCCATCCTGGAGTCCG TTGGCTGTGAAATTGACAATGAAAAGATGGAGCTCCTGCTGTCCCAACTGAGTGGGAAGGACATTACTGAGCTCATCGCTGCAGGCAGGGAGAAGTTTGCTTCCGTCCcatgcggcggtggtggtgtggCTGTCGCAGCAGCTGCCCCAGCTGCTGGTGGAGCTGCTCCTGCGGCTGAGgcgaagaaggaagagaaggtggaggagaaggaagaaagcGATGAT GACATGGGCTTCAGCCTCTTCGACTAG